From Streptosporangium album, the proteins below share one genomic window:
- a CDS encoding TetR/AcrR family transcriptional regulator yields MRQNPARRAALLDAAIEVLAREGARGLTFRAVDIEAQVPNGTASNYFNNRDDLLTQVGHRFYERLEPEPGMMAAALEGPRDRDRVTELMHDLVDRVSHFRSGYLALLELRLEATRRPELRRLLTERIRADVDANISYHTQSGLPGDATTVVLLYLALNWLILERLTLPDIFPEDQIHDLVTDVVERILPGPGRSA; encoded by the coding sequence ATGCGGCAGAACCCCGCACGACGGGCGGCACTCCTCGACGCGGCCATCGAGGTCCTGGCCCGCGAAGGGGCGCGCGGACTGACCTTCCGCGCCGTCGACATCGAGGCGCAGGTGCCCAACGGCACGGCCTCCAACTACTTCAACAACCGTGATGACCTGCTCACCCAGGTCGGCCACCGCTTCTACGAGCGGCTGGAGCCCGAGCCGGGCATGATGGCCGCCGCGCTGGAGGGTCCGCGCGACCGCGACAGGGTCACCGAGCTCATGCACGACCTGGTGGACCGGGTCAGCCACTTCCGCTCCGGATACCTGGCACTGCTGGAACTGCGCCTGGAGGCCACCCGCCGCCCGGAGCTGCGCCGCCTGCTCACCGAGCGCATCCGCGCCGACGTCGACGCCAACATCAGCTACCACACGCAGTCCGGCCTGCCCGGCGACGCGACCACCGTGGTCCTGCTCTACCTGGCACTGAACTGGCTGATCCTGGAGCGGCTCACGCTGCCCGACATCTTCCCCGAGGACCAGATCCACGATCTGGTCACCGACGTGGTCGAACGCATCCTGCCCGGACCCGGCCGTTCAGCCTGA
- a CDS encoding flavoprotein, protein MSRTGKVLYVIVCAAGTAAGVGRLVAMAQERGWTVQVVVTPSALGFVDIDGLEKQTGRPVRSRYRRPDEPKPPRADAIIVAPATYNTVNKFALGISDTYALGLLAEAPGLGIPVVVLPSVNGGLATRVPFRRSVEQLRAEGVRVLLGHEASESGPPGSDDYPWKLAIAEMDRLTDPS, encoded by the coding sequence GTGAGCCGTACCGGCAAGGTCCTCTACGTGATCGTGTGCGCGGCCGGGACCGCCGCCGGGGTCGGCCGCCTCGTCGCGATGGCCCAAGAGAGAGGCTGGACCGTCCAGGTCGTCGTCACCCCGTCCGCACTGGGCTTCGTCGACATCGACGGGCTGGAGAAGCAGACCGGCCGCCCTGTCCGGAGCCGGTATCGCAGGCCGGACGAGCCGAAGCCGCCCCGGGCCGACGCGATCATCGTGGCCCCCGCCACCTACAACACGGTCAACAAGTTCGCCCTGGGCATCTCCGACACCTACGCCCTGGGTCTCCTGGCCGAGGCCCCCGGCCTGGGGATCCCCGTGGTGGTGTTGCCGTCCGTGAACGGCGGCCTCGCCACCCGGGTCCCGTTCCGCCGCAGCGTCGAACAGCTACGGGCCGAAGGCGTGCGTGTCCTTCTCGGACATGAGGCGTCCGAGTCAGGTCCTCCCGGCTCTGACGACTATCCCTGGAAGCTCGCCATCGCGGAGATGGACCGGCTCACCGACCCGTCCTGA
- a CDS encoding SigE family RNA polymerase sigma factor, with protein sequence MHPDQQRDFAEFVASRSDSLIRLAYVLTNDQHAAEDLLQTALMKTAGHWRKIRGNPEAYVRRVMYHEQVGRWRSPRWGRERVVRTPPEQPVLDRTGEVENRLTLRQALRALPVRKRAVLVLRYYEDLSESEVAKIMGCSVGTVRSQTHQAIVRLRELVGEPVTLEA encoded by the coding sequence TTGCATCCCGACCAACAACGCGACTTCGCCGAATTCGTGGCCAGCCGATCGGACAGCCTGATCAGGCTCGCCTACGTCCTGACCAACGACCAGCACGCCGCCGAGGACCTGCTACAGACAGCGCTGATGAAGACCGCCGGTCACTGGCGGAAAATCCGCGGCAATCCCGAGGCCTACGTGCGGCGGGTGATGTACCACGAGCAGGTCGGCCGCTGGCGAAGTCCCCGCTGGGGCCGCGAACGAGTGGTCCGGACACCTCCCGAGCAGCCGGTTCTCGACCGCACCGGCGAAGTCGAGAACCGTCTCACCCTTCGGCAGGCGTTGCGCGCCCTGCCGGTGCGCAAACGCGCGGTGCTCGTGCTGCGCTACTACGAAGACCTCAGCGAATCGGAGGTCGCGAAGATCATGGGCTGTTCGGTGGGAACCGTCCGCAGCCAGACCCATCAGGCGATCGTCCGGCTCCGCGAGCTGGTCGGCGAACCCGTCACCCTGGAGGCCTGA
- a CDS encoding FAD-dependent monooxygenase — protein MKNTTVLISGASIAGPALAYWLNHYGCTVTVVEKAPALRPGGQAVDFKGATHLTVLERMGILAEVRRRQTGGTDQVIVDADGRRLTVMPGEFSGGDIEILRGDLAALLYERTAESCEYVFGDSITSLTETTGGVHVTFERGAPRTFDLVVGADGIHSNVRRLAFGPESEYVKFLGHYYALADLDAGFSGAMYNEPGRMVSVGGPKAPAFFVFASEQLDYDRYDTGQQKRILIDAYRNGGWKIPGLMAKVLDARELYLDSISQVHIDRYAKGRVVLLGDAAYGNTLGGFGTGLAVVGAYVLAGELAAAGGDHRTAFQKYDEVFRGYAKVARQGSAGPFLAPATPAKIRMRNWMFKRRFLLKAMLKTTDWFATDIELKDYAKLARTSVPR, from the coding sequence ATGAAGAACACCACGGTCCTCATCTCCGGCGCGAGCATCGCCGGACCCGCACTCGCCTACTGGCTGAACCACTACGGCTGCACCGTCACCGTCGTCGAGAAGGCACCCGCGCTCCGTCCCGGCGGCCAGGCCGTCGACTTCAAGGGCGCGACCCATCTCACCGTGCTGGAGCGGATGGGAATCCTGGCGGAGGTACGGCGGCGCCAGACCGGCGGGACCGACCAGGTCATCGTCGACGCGGACGGCAGGCGGCTGACGGTCATGCCGGGCGAGTTCAGCGGCGGCGACATCGAGATCCTCCGCGGCGACCTCGCCGCCCTGCTGTACGAGAGGACCGCGGAGAGCTGCGAGTACGTCTTCGGTGACTCCATCACCTCGCTGACCGAGACGACGGGTGGCGTGCACGTCACCTTCGAGCGCGGCGCGCCGCGCACCTTCGACCTCGTCGTGGGCGCGGACGGCATCCACTCCAACGTCCGGCGGCTGGCCTTCGGCCCCGAGTCGGAGTATGTGAAATTCCTCGGCCATTACTACGCGCTGGCCGACCTCGACGCCGGTTTCAGCGGCGCGATGTACAACGAGCCGGGCAGGATGGTGTCGGTCGGCGGCCCCAAGGCGCCCGCGTTTTTCGTCTTCGCCTCCGAGCAGCTCGACTACGACCGCTACGACACCGGCCAGCAGAAGCGGATCCTCATCGACGCCTACCGGAACGGGGGCTGGAAGATCCCCGGGCTCATGGCCAAGGTGCTGGACGCGCGCGAGCTCTACCTCGACTCGATCAGCCAGGTCCACATCGACCGGTACGCCAAGGGCCGGGTGGTGCTGCTCGGCGACGCCGCCTACGGCAACACCCTGGGCGGCTTCGGCACCGGGCTGGCCGTCGTGGGCGCGTACGTGCTGGCCGGGGAACTGGCGGCGGCCGGAGGCGACCACCGGACGGCGTTCCAGAAGTACGACGAGGTGTTCCGCGGCTACGCCAAGGTGGCCAGGCAGGGCAGCGCCGGTCCCTTCCTCGCCCCGGCGACCCCGGCGAAGATCAGGATGCGGAACTGGATGTTCAAGCGCAGGTTCCTGCTGAAGGCGATGCTGAAGACGACGGACTGGTTCGCCACGGACATCGAGCTCAAGGACTACGCGAAGCTCGCCCGCACCTCCGTCCCGAGGTGA
- a CDS encoding winged helix-turn-helix transcriptional regulator, which translates to MLDRRRQPGWPPRVHYTLTSHGQRLGPVLQSLWDWGAQH; encoded by the coding sequence GTGCTCGATCGCCGCCGCCAGCCCGGCTGGCCGCCCCGGGTGCACTACACGCTCACCTCACACGGACAGCGCCTCGGCCCCGTCCTCCAGTCGCTCTGGGACTGGGGCGCCCAGCACTGA
- a CDS encoding ester cyclase: MAGSCLPAYRQELTGHHHGTLLGITGTGRPNGYSGTRFFTAATGRLTEAWVLGDLDSLRRQLGRTASDG, from the coding sequence CTGGCGGGGTCCTGCCTACCGGCCTACCGGCAGGAACTGACCGGCCATCACCACGGCACGCTGCTCGGAATCACCGGCACCGGCCGACCCAACGGCTACAGCGGAACCAGGTTCTTCACCGCCGCCACCGGGCGACTGACTGAGGCGTGGGTCCTCGGTGACCTGGACTCCCTGCGCCGCCAGCTCGGCCGGACCGCATCCGACGGCTGA
- a CDS encoding YybH family protein: MHPGRPAGLAAAIEHTGLGEVRQPVGQDLVRQRGQWQLAERPEDVPATFAERFNSGDAEAVAEVYESGAVFVPEPGTSLTGQDLHAANGRFMGLGLPITVRPRHVYTAGDIALLIVDWVIDGVDRDGRPVHIEGTATDVARRGQDGRWRYAVDSPCGVHADTPTG, translated from the coding sequence GTGCACCCGGGGCGGCCAGCCGGGCTGGCGGCGGCGATCGAGCACACCGGCCTGGGTGAGGTGCGCCAGCCGGTCGGACAGGACCTTGTCCGACAGCGCGGGCAGTGGCAGCTTGCCGAACGTCCCGAGGACGTGCCCGCGACGTTCGCCGAACGGTTCAACAGCGGCGATGCGGAGGCGGTGGCAGAGGTATACGAGAGCGGGGCGGTGTTCGTCCCCGAGCCGGGCACATCGCTGACGGGGCAGGACCTTCACGCCGCCAACGGCCGGTTCATGGGCCTCGGGCTGCCGATCACCGTCCGTCCCCGGCACGTCTACACCGCGGGCGACATCGCCCTGCTGATCGTCGACTGGGTCATCGACGGCGTCGACCGCGACGGGCGGCCCGTGCACATCGAGGGCACCGCCACCGACGTCGCCCGGCGCGGGCAGGACGGACGCTGGCGGTATGCCGTCGACAGCCCTTGCGGCGTCCACGCAGATACGCCGACCGGATAA
- a CDS encoding glyoxalase superfamily protein — MDWTLELIVVPVADVDRAKAFYSERLGFVVDVDHSAGEDFRVVQLTPQGSACSISIMKNKETAGNVQGLHLVVSDIDAARAEIVGRGVEAGEIFHFEEGGQVPGPDPERRDYGSFLAFNDPDGNGWLIQEVKRTKIRD; from the coding sequence GTGGACTGGACGCTCGAACTCATCGTGGTCCCCGTCGCGGACGTCGACCGCGCCAAGGCCTTCTACAGCGAACGGCTCGGTTTCGTCGTGGACGTCGACCACAGCGCCGGCGAGGACTTCCGGGTGGTGCAACTGACGCCGCAGGGCTCGGCGTGCTCGATCAGCATCATGAAGAACAAGGAGACGGCGGGCAATGTCCAGGGCCTGCACCTGGTCGTCTCCGACATCGACGCCGCGCGTGCCGAGATCGTCGGACGCGGGGTGGAGGCCGGCGAGATCTTCCACTTCGAGGAGGGCGGTCAGGTGCCGGGGCCCGATCCCGAGCGCCGCGACTACGGTTCGTTCCTGGCCTTCAACGACCCCGACGGCAACGGCTGGCTGATTCAGGAGGTCAAGCGGACCAAGATCCGGGATTGA